Sequence from the Streptomyces sp. NBC_01408 genome:
CGCAGAAGGCGGGCAAGGACCTGACCGTCGAGTCCTTCCAGGCCGCCGCGCAGAGCTTCTCCGACACCGGCACGCTCGTCGGCGACCGGTCGGAGCCCAAGGGGCAGAAGGACAGCTTCGGCTGCGGGGCGCTCGTGCAGCTCAAGAACGGCGCGTACGAGGTCTCCGTCCCGTTCAAGTGCTACGAGCCCATCCCCTTCAAGTAGGGGACGCGGTATGGGAGATCTGCTCGTCTTCGTGCTGAGCGGTCTGGTCTCCGGCGCCCTGTACGCACTGCTCGCCACCGGGCTGGTGCTGTCGTACTCGGCATCCGGGCTGTTCAACTTCGCGCACGGGGCCACCGCCTACCTGTGCGCGCTCACCTTCTACGAGTTGCACTCGGGGCTCGGGTGGCCCGCCGTACCGGCGGCGCTGCTGGTGGTGCTCGTACTGGCCCCCGCCCTGGGCTGGGGGCTGGACCGGCTGATGTTCCGGCGGCTCGCGCGGGTCGGCGAGACCGCGCAGATCGTCGCCACCATCGGCCTGCTGGTGGCCCTGCCGGCCGCCGGCCTATGGGTGGTGGAGCTGCTGGCCGACGCGGGCGCGCCCGTGAAACCGGCGGAGAACCAGTTCGGGCTGCCCGGGGTGGGGCCGAGCCCCGCGAAGTCCTGGCAGCTCGCGGAGGGCGTCGGCATCGACTCCGACCAGCTGATCACCTGGGTGGTGACGGCGCTGGTGGCGGTGGCCCTGTGGGTGCTGATGCGGCACACGCGGCTGGGGCTGCGGCTGCGCGCCGCCGTCGACAACCGGTCGCTGACCGAGCTGCGCGGGATCAGCGCCGACCGGCTGTCCTCGGTGGCCTGGATGATCGCGTCGGGACTGGCCGGCCTGGCCGGTGTGCTGGCCACACCCCTGCTGGGGCTGTCGGCGCACGACTTCACCCTGTTCCTGTTCGTCTCGGCGACGGCGGCGGTCATCGGGCGGTTCGCGTCCGTGCCGCTCGCCTTCGCGGGCGGACTGGGCCTGGGCGTCCTGCAGAACCTGGTGGCCGGGTACGCCTCCTTCGCCGAGCGGATCACCGGATTCCGTACCGCGGTGCCCTTCCTGATCCTCTTCGCGGGCCTGCTGGTGCTCACCCGGCGGGCCCGGACCGCGGGGGTCGCGGCCGCGGACGCGCCGCCGGTGGACCATCTGGCCGGAGCGTCCTGGGGCCGGCGGTGGGGGGTGTGGGCGGCGGGCGCGGGGCTGCTCTGCGTCGCCTTCTACACCGTGACGACCCCCTTCTGGAGCGGGCTGCTGGCGCAAGGGCTGGCCATCGCCCTGGTGTTCATGTCCTTCACCGTGGTGACCGGGCTCGGGGCGATGGTCTCGCTGGCGCAGGCCACCTTCGTGACCGGTGCCGCGCTGGTCGCCGGGCTGCTGATGAGCCGGGGCTGGCCGTTCGTCACGGCGCTGGCGGTGGGCACCTGCGTGGCGGCCCTGCTGGGGGCACTGGTCGCGCTGCCCGCGCTGCGCCTCGGCGGGCGGTCGCTGGCGCTGGCGACCCTGGCGCTGGCCTTCCTCGCCGACCAGGTGCTGTTCCAGCTGAGGTGGCTGCGCAACGGGGATTCGGGATGGCCGGTCCCCCGGCCGGTGTTCGGGCCGGTGGACCTGTCCGACGACCGGGCGCTGGGGGTGGCCCTGGTGGTCCTGGTCTCCCTGGTCGCCGCCGCGCTGAGCGCACTGCGCCACTCCCCGTCGGGGCGGGCGATGCTGGCCGTACGGTCGGCGCCCGCGGCGGCGATGGCCTCGGGGGTGTCCGTACTGCGCACGAAGCTGCTGCTGTTCACGCTGTCGGCCGGGCTGGCCGGGTTCGGGGGCGTCATGTACGCCTCGTACAACACCCGGATCACGGCGACGGACTTCACGGCGATGACGGGGCTGGTGTGGCTGGCGGTCGTGGTGGCCGCGGGCGTGCGCAGACCGCAGTACGCGGTGGTGGCGGGGCTGGTGTTCGCCGTCGCTCCGCGGGTGCTGGCGGACTATGTGACGGCCTCGGCCCATCTGCCGGTGATCCTCTTCGGCCTCGCCGGGCTGGCCCTCGCCAACGACCCGGACGGGTACTGCGCGGCCGTGCCGGTGCGGTTGGCGAAGCGGCGCGCCGCCGCCTCTCGGGGCTCCGCCCCGGACCCCGCGCCTCAAACGCCGGCGGGGCTGGATCTGGGGGCTCCGCCCCCGGACCCCTGCGCCTCAAACGCCGGCGAGGCTGTTCTTTCAGCCCCTCCGGCGTTTGAGGAGCGGGGTCCGGGGCGGAGCCCCGGGAAACGGCGAAAGGGCGGGGTGGGGGAAAGCCCCGCAGGGCCCGACCCCGCCGCACGGCCCGACCCCGCCGCACGGCCCGCCCCCGCGCTGGAGCTGCGCGGCATCACCGCCGGGTACGACGGGGGACTCGTGCTGCACGGGGTCGACCTCACCGTCCGGCGAGGGGAGATCCTCGCCGTGCTCGGGCCGAACGGGGCCGGGAAGAGCACCGCCTGCCGGGTGGCCGCCGGGCTGCTGCCCGTCACCGCCGGGGCGGTGTACGTCGGCGGCCGCGACGCCACCCACGACGGCCCCGTACGCCGGGCCCGGGCCGGGGTGCTGCTCGCCCCGGAGGGGCGCGGGATCTTCCCCTCGCTCACCATCGAGGAGAACCTGGCCCTGTACCTCGGGGAGGCCGATGCCCGCGCCGCCGTCTACGACCGGTTCCCCCGGCTCGCGGAGCGGCGCGGGATCCCCGCCGGCTCCCTGTCCGGCGGGGAGCAGCAGATGCTCGCCCTGGCTCCGCTGCTCCAGCGGCCGCCCGGGGTGCTGATCGCCGACGAGCCCTCGCTCGGGCTCGCTCCGCGCGTCGTGGACGAGGTGTACGCGCTGCTCACCGAGCTCCGCGAGGCCGGGACGGCGCTGCTGCTGGTGGAGGAGAAGGCGGCCGAGATCCTCGGGATCGCCGACACCGTCGCCTACCTCTCCCAGGGCCGGGTCTCCTGGTGCGGCCCACGGGCCGAGGTGGAGGCGGACCGGCTCACCGAGGCCTACCTGGGGATGGCCACATGAGCGGATACGTACTCCAGGCCCGGGGCGTCAGCGTCCGGTTCGGTGGTGTCAGGGCGCTGACGGGGGTGGACCTCGGCGTCCGGGCCGGCGAGGTGTGCGGGCTGATCGGGCCGAACGGGGCCGGGAAGACCACCCTGTTCGACGTGCTGTCCGGGATCCGGCGGCCCGACGAGGGGCGGATGCTGCTCGACGGGACGGACATCACCCGCCGCTCCCCCGTCTGGCGGGCCCGGCACGGGATGCGCCGGACCTTTCAGCGCCAGCAGCTCTTCGGGCAGCTCAGCGTCGCCGACAACGTGCTGGTGGCGCAGGAGTGGCGGGGCGGCGGGGGCGGCCTCGCCGCCGACCTCACCGGTTTCCCGGCGCGGCGGGCCCGGGAGCGGGAGCGGCGGGCCCGGGGTGAGCGGGTGCTGGCGGGCTGCGGGATCGACGCGCTCGGGACGGCGTACGCGGGCGGGCTGCCGGTCGGGCAGGGCCGGATGGTGGAGCTGGCCCGGGCGGTGGCCGATCCGCCACGCGTGCTGCTGCTCGACGAGCCCGCCTCCGGCATGTCGGCGCCCGAGCGCGAGCGGCTCGCGGCGGTGATCCGGCGGCTGGCCGCGGAGGAGGGCTGCGCGGTGCTGCTCGTGGAGCACAACGTGGCCTTCGTGATGGACCTCTGCACCCGGGTGGTCGTACTCGACCTCGGGACGGTGCTCGCCGAGGGCACACCGGCCGAGGTCCGGTCGGACGCGCTCGTCCGGGAGGCGTATCTCGGGAGCTCTCCCGGCCCGCCGTGAAGGCCGGTCCGGGTGGCGGGAATACGTCGTGCGGGGGGCCGGTTGTGGCCCCCCGTAGCCGTATCACCGACCCGAGGGAATCACCCGACGTGTATCAGGTCCCCACCGTCAAGCTCAACAACGACACGCTCATGCCCCAGCTCGGCTTCGGCGTCTGGCAGGTCCCGGACGCGGAGGCGGAGCGCGCCGTCGCGACCGCGCTGGAGGCCGGCTACCGCAGCATCGACACGGCGGCCGTCTACGGCAACGAGGACGGCACCGGCAAGGGCCTCGCCGCCTCCGGGGTGGCCCGCGAGGAGCTGTTCGTCACCACCAAGCTGTGGAACGGCCCGCAGCAGACCTGGGACCGGGACGCGGTGCTGCGCGCCTTCGACGACTCCCTCGGCAAGCTGGGCCTGGAATACGTCGACCTGTACCTGATCCACTGGCCGCGCCCGATGCGCGAGGACTTCGTCTCCATCTGGAAGACCTTCGAGGAGATCGCCGCGAGCGGCCGCGCCAAGGCGGTCGGCGTGTCCAACTTCCGCCCGGCGGACCTGGAGCGGATCGCCCGGGAGAGCGCGCTGGTCCCGGCCGTGAACCAGATCGAGCTGCACCCGCTGTTCCCGCAGGCCGAGCTGCGCGCCGTGCACGCCGAGCGCGGGATCGCCACCGAGGCCTGGTCCCCGCTGGGGCAGGGCAAGGAGCTGCTGACGCTCCCGGCCGTCACCGGGATCGCCGCCAAGCACGGCCGCAGCGCCGCTCAGGTGGTGCTGCGCTGGCACCTCCAGCTCGGGAACGTCGTCATCCCGAAGTCCGTGACCCCCTCGCGCATCCGGGAGAACCTGGACGTCTTCGGCTTCGAGCTGGACGCCGCCGACATGGCCGCGCTGGACGCCCTGGGCGCGGGCGCGGCCGCCCGCCGGATCGGTCCGGACCCGGCCGTCTTCGACGTGTGAGCGGCGGCCGCGTGAACCTTTCCGAGGGGCTCTACCGGATCCGCAACGTGCAGAGCGGGCTGGTGCTCCAGTTGGAGGGCGCCTCCCGGGTGCGGGTCGGCCCCGACGGGCCGCCCGCTCCGGCGGCCGCCCGCCGGTGGCTGATCTCGCCGGTGCACAGCGGCGGCGGGATCTTCCACGTGGTCAGCGAGGACAACGAGCGGCGGCTCGACGTCGCGAACGCCTCGACGGACAGCGGCGCCCGGGTGCAGGTGTGGCGGGCGAACGCCTTCGGCGCGCAGGAGTGGATCGTCGAGGAGCACCTCGACGATCCGGGCGTGGTGTCCCTGATCGCGTGCATCAGCGGGCTGCTGCTGGAGGCCGACGGGGAGGGCCGGGTCCGGCAGGGCGAGGACACCGACTCCCCCGCCCAGTGGTGGCGGCTGGAAGCGCTTTAGCAGGCCGGCGCGGAGCCGTCAGGCGTGTACGAAGCTTCGTACGCGGTACGTCGGCTCCGCGCGCGGGGTGTCCTGGTCGGGCAGCAGTTCCAGCCGGGACGCCAGTTCGTGCGGGGTGATGCCGCGC
This genomic interval carries:
- a CDS encoding ATP-binding cassette domain-containing protein encodes the protein MGDLLVFVLSGLVSGALYALLATGLVLSYSASGLFNFAHGATAYLCALTFYELHSGLGWPAVPAALLVVLVLAPALGWGLDRLMFRRLARVGETAQIVATIGLLVALPAAGLWVVELLADAGAPVKPAENQFGLPGVGPSPAKSWQLAEGVGIDSDQLITWVVTALVAVALWVLMRHTRLGLRLRAAVDNRSLTELRGISADRLSSVAWMIASGLAGLAGVLATPLLGLSAHDFTLFLFVSATAAVIGRFASVPLAFAGGLGLGVLQNLVAGYASFAERITGFRTAVPFLILFAGLLVLTRRARTAGVAAADAPPVDHLAGASWGRRWGVWAAGAGLLCVAFYTVTTPFWSGLLAQGLAIALVFMSFTVVTGLGAMVSLAQATFVTGAALVAGLLMSRGWPFVTALAVGTCVAALLGALVALPALRLGGRSLALATLALAFLADQVLFQLRWLRNGDSGWPVPRPVFGPVDLSDDRALGVALVVLVSLVAAALSALRHSPSGRAMLAVRSAPAAAMASGVSVLRTKLLLFTLSAGLAGFGGVMYASYNTRITATDFTAMTGLVWLAVVVAAGVRRPQYAVVAGLVFAVAPRVLADYVTASAHLPVILFGLAGLALANDPDGYCAAVPVRLAKRRAAASRGSAPDPAPQTPAGLDLGAPPPDPCASNAGEAVLSAPPAFEERGPGRSPGKRRKGGVGESPAGPDPAARPDPAARPAPALELRGITAGYDGGLVLHGVDLTVRRGEILAVLGPNGAGKSTACRVAAGLLPVTAGAVYVGGRDATHDGPVRRARAGVLLAPEGRGIFPSLTIEENLALYLGEADARAAVYDRFPRLAERRGIPAGSLSGGEQQMLALAPLLQRPPGVLIADEPSLGLAPRVVDEVYALLTELREAGTALLLVEEKAAEILGIADTVAYLSQGRVSWCGPRAEVEADRLTEAYLGMAT
- a CDS encoding ABC transporter ATP-binding protein, with protein sequence MSGYVLQARGVSVRFGGVRALTGVDLGVRAGEVCGLIGPNGAGKTTLFDVLSGIRRPDEGRMLLDGTDITRRSPVWRARHGMRRTFQRQQLFGQLSVADNVLVAQEWRGGGGGLAADLTGFPARRARERERRARGERVLAGCGIDALGTAYAGGLPVGQGRMVELARAVADPPRVLLLDEPASGMSAPERERLAAVIRRLAAEEGCAVLLVEHNVAFVMDLCTRVVVLDLGTVLAEGTPAEVRSDALVREAYLGSSPGPP
- a CDS encoding aldo/keto reductase; its protein translation is MYQVPTVKLNNDTLMPQLGFGVWQVPDAEAERAVATALEAGYRSIDTAAVYGNEDGTGKGLAASGVAREELFVTTKLWNGPQQTWDRDAVLRAFDDSLGKLGLEYVDLYLIHWPRPMREDFVSIWKTFEEIAASGRAKAVGVSNFRPADLERIARESALVPAVNQIELHPLFPQAELRAVHAERGIATEAWSPLGQGKELLTLPAVTGIAAKHGRSAAQVVLRWHLQLGNVVIPKSVTPSRIRENLDVFGFELDAADMAALDALGAGAAARRIGPDPAVFDV
- a CDS encoding RICIN domain-containing protein, with protein sequence MNLSEGLYRIRNVQSGLVLQLEGASRVRVGPDGPPAPAAARRWLISPVHSGGGIFHVVSEDNERRLDVANASTDSGARVQVWRANAFGAQEWIVEEHLDDPGVVSLIACISGLLLEADGEGRVRQGEDTDSPAQWWRLEAL